A section of the Campylobacter lanienae NCTC 13004 genome encodes:
- a CDS encoding VacJ family lipoprotein: MLRIFVVSFVFIISSFASDIDSFEDEYAPQDSFDPLSGYNRVMTEFNHIIYQNLLIPTFKGYDYVMPDPAKDAVSNFFDNLMFPVRFINNILQLKFTNAGEESLRFIANTIVGFGGISDVATNVYGLKKRDEDLGQTLGYWGVGSGFPIVLPILGQSNLRDLVGMSGDFFINPLSYTNEIFTDDANKYFHLNLIPKSWNVINEGSKDPELYNRLTSGAIDLYLFLKDGYEQRRNAQIQE, encoded by the coding sequence ATGCTTAGGATTTTTGTGGTTAGTTTTGTCTTTATTATTAGCTCTTTTGCTAGCGATATTGACTCATTTGAAGATGAGTATGCCCCGCAAGATAGCTTTGATCCGCTTAGTGGGTATAATAGAGTTATGACTGAATTTAACCATATAATATATCAAAATCTTTTGATACCGACTTTTAAGGGTTATGACTATGTGATGCCTGACCCAGCCAAAGATGCTGTAAGCAATTTTTTTGATAATTTAATGTTTCCTGTTAGATTTATAAACAATATTTTACAATTGAAATTTACAAATGCCGGCGAAGAGAGCCTAAGATTTATAGCTAATACTATTGTTGGTTTTGGCGGCATTAGCGATGTAGCAACTAATGTATATGGACTCAAAAAGCGAGACGAAGATTTAGGGCAGACTCTTGGATATTGGGGCGTGGGTAGTGGATTTCCTATTGTATTGCCGATACTTGGGCAATCAAATTTGCGTGATTTAGTAGGTATGAGTGGGGACTTTTTCATTAATCCATTGAGTTATACCAATGAGATATTTACTGATGATGCTAACAAATATTTTCACTTAAATTTAATTCCTAAATCATGGAATGTAATCAATGAAGGCTCCAAAGACCCAGAGCTTTATAATAGACTTACAAGTGGTGCTATCGATCTATATCTATTTTTAAAAGATGGATATGAACAACGCAGAAACGCACAAATTCAGGAGTAA